Below is a genomic region from Gopherus flavomarginatus isolate rGopFla2 chromosome 9, rGopFla2.mat.asm, whole genome shotgun sequence.
gcGAGCTAGGGCATCCGGGGCTCATTTAATGCGCTGTAACTCagaagtgtagccaagccctaagattctGGGACCCACATGGCAACACCACCAGTGACCACACCAATGTCggcccagagcagggcaggggatgaaCCTTTGTGGAGCAACAGTGCCACCCAGTGGCTGCTCTACAATCCCTCGGGCCTGCTCTGTTTCCGACTGACAGTGATGCTGCACTAGTTGGGGCGACAGCGCAGCGCTTTGTCTGAGAGCCTCATGCCAGTGGATCCACCCAGCCTCATGGTTTAACTGACTCAATGAACCCTCCACTCGGCCAGCTGCCCTCCCTTCCTCTGGAAAGCCTCCCTGGTCAGGTCTATGTCACGGTCCTGTTTGATGTTGGAGAGGCCGTGGAGATGGAGGGAACAGGGGTGTAACACCTGTTTGGATGCAAAAGAAGAGACGCAGCTCAGTCATGGcaatagctcaggggtttggggagaTGGGATGATCTCTCAGCCCCTGCCAAGGCGGACAAAGAAAGATCCCCAAAGGCTGCAGGCATTCTAACAAGAAAGCATCACCAGGAATAGCTACCTCTGAGCTCACCCGTCCACCGGCCCTAGCCCTCCCAGAGGCCAACTGTTTATGGTGGAGCCAAAGGCCTGGACAAGAAGTTTAAACTTGATACAGGAGACAAGGGGGAGGCAGCAAAGGACCCTGAGTATTCAAGGCTGCAGAGAGATCAGGGAGGCTGAGGAAGGAACAGAAGCCCAGAGGTGAAGCAGCGACAGCAAAGACTCTGTTCCAGGAGCTTAGACTACTAGGAGAGACAGGAGTCACAGGCTGGGTGGTTGGGATGGGTTTTTTGGTGGATGGCGCATCCTACCAGGGACTTGTCCATTGAGGGAGAggagccagggaagggagggagagcaaGGGCTGAGGGCAAGGGTGACTAGGTATGGGGGTCAGAAGTGGAGATTAACTGAGAGATCTCAGAGTCCATGAGCAGGATCCAGAAGGAGAGGGGTAAGGGGAGAAGTTCACACCATCTCTTGTCCAGTCGACTCTCTTCAGTGCCCACTCCCAGCAGAGCGGGATTCCGAAAGGCCCAGAGAGCAGCTTGCCTGGTGCACTGGAGATCCCCCTTACAGAGCCAGCCTGAGCTTGAGATTCCAGGGATAGTCCCCGTAGCAATGCTGCTGGTGAGACCCCCGAGTGACCCTCTCCAGCAGAGCCTGCGGGCTCCATTGCTACATCCGCTAAGCTCCTCCATTGCTACATCTCCTCCAGGGCTTCCCGCACAGCCCCCCTGAGACTCTTCCCCCTCTGGGCTCTCCACTCCTCGCTCCGTGATGGTGGGGACATGCTGCAGAGTTGCAAAGCAGGACTGAAGCCAGTCAATGCCAGAGGGGAAGAGAACTCAGCAGTCTAAGATCTGTCAGCTTTCCTGGGCACTGAGAGCCCAGTACTACTCAGCTGCCTGTGAAACCCTGTCAGGGCGAGCAGAGAGATCCTGAACAGCACTGTCTGGTGCACATGGGAGCAGAATGGGACTAAGGCTGAGATGGAGCATAAAAACCCAATAGAAAATCCTGCTTCATGCATGTGGGAAAATATCAACGCTCCCAACTTCCAACCCCCCTAGTGCAAACCCAGCACGATCTATAAAAGAAGTCGAGTTGGTCCAGCACATTTTGGGTGATGTGTGGCCAGCCTTTCTGATGGGAACTGATGGGTAAGGTGGTTTATTTATGGTTGGTGTTTTACGAATGACAACACAACTGACCAGCTTGGCTGCTGAAACCTTCCAAAAATCTCTGCACAGTGCATAGGGCCTGAATTCTCACTGACACTACAGCCATCTGGATCACTCTGGCAACATAAAGGGGCCTAAAGGGGCTGGGGGGTTACATTTACCCTTTATGCTGCCAGAATGGTACAAGGGTGCTCTAGCACAACTGAGAATTCAGGCCTGGCCCTGGAAAAGTTCAGCCCCAAAGGAATTTGTTTGTCAAAATTATGAGCAGCTGACAAAGGGGGGGTTAGAATGGAAGTTGTACGTTGCCCCCATCACCTATAGAAAGCGTTCCCAGGCACCTGCTGTAATGCAGCGTATGTGCCCTATATTGCACATGCCACATGCGCACAATTACATATAAAAAGaatgttaaaagaacataagaacagccgtactgggtcagcccaatgatccatccagcccagtatcctgtcttccaatagtggccagtaccaggtgcttcagagggaatgaatagaacagggcaatttatccagtgatccatcccctgtcgcccaggcccagcttctggcagtcagaggtttagggacacccaaagcatgggggttgcgtccctgaccagcttggctaatagccagtgatggccCTATCCTCTGtgagcttatctaattcttttttgaacccagttatacttttggccttcacaacatccccttgcaatgagttccacaggttgactgtgcctgtgcattgtgtgaagaagtatttccttttgtttgttttaaacatgctaccTGTTGATTTCCTTGGTTGACGCCTCATTCCTGCCTTGggcaaaggggtaaataacacttctctatttacTTTCTTCAGCCCATGCATGATTTTATACCTCTATCATAATGTTCCTCAGGTTGTAAAGCCCAGCACTTGAAAATTAGGAAATATCCGATTTAGAGTTGCTCACACAACCCTAATTTGGCCCCATGTGCGGAAAAATAGGCATGTGGACATATGGCATATGGACAGAGGGGTGAATTAAGTTTGCAAAGGCAACCACAGacctgacatttcctaacttccaAGTGCTGGATTTTGCAGCCTAAATAATGTAGGACTTTTAACATTTTCTTTGTATGTAATATCCGaggttatttttaaaaggcaaaataaaGCCAGATTCTATTATGTGCAACTAACACAAGCTCCCCATCATGCATCAGTGTCAACTTTCAGCGCTACACCGCAGCCTGCTACCATTTGACATGCAAGTCTAACTACACTAGATAGCAGCAAGAGAAGGCTGTAATCCTGGGGAGAACGGTTTGTTGACACCATGTGTTGGGTCCAGGGGATGGTCAGGAGGAGTCCAacctagctctctctctcttcccaggacAAAGAAAAGGCACCTCTCTAGCCTGAGGGGTTTTGGTCTGCTGAAGATCAAAGGCCTGCTGCAAGCAATGGAGGGCTGAGCTTTCCTTCTACAAAAGCACCCCCTAGCATAACATCATGTGGGTATGTGtgctgggggagacagagagaatgtaAACATCTCAACATACTTGTGCCTGGCTTCTCAGGTGACGGTGACTGCAGCTGCTCTTGTGAGATCTTGGCAaccctgcagagctgctgcctggcAGCTTGTGGCTCTGACACAGTGAGTGTCTCTGGCTGTCTCTCCTGCCCGGGGGTCTTATTGCCATGGAACAGGCTACTCTGCAGCCTCCTCTTTGCAGcctgggccaggagctgctgcctcttctcccctagCTTCTTCCTTTGTTTGTGCTTGGCATGCAGCTTCTTCACGCTATGTCCCTGGCTTCCCCCTGCCTCCGGCAGCTTGTCCTGAGGTGTCTGGTTCAGTCGTTGGGCCACAGCCAGCTCATGGTGCCCAGATGCCAGGACCTCCTTGTGCAGCATGTtcttcagctgctgctccagAGCCTCCAGTTTGGTTCCCTGGCTCCGACTGGTCTCCCGCAGGCTCTCCAGCTCTTTCTGTAGGGTGTTCCTGCTGGCGCGCAGGGCGGTGAGGTCCGCCATGTGGCCTGCAGTCTGCAGGGTTAGGTtggacaggagagtgctctgctgTAGCCTCTCCACAGAGCTCTGCTTGCTGCTTTCACTCAGGGACTCAGCCAACGACGAGAGTTTAGAagccagctttttggttcttctCTGCAGCTTCTTCATCCAGGTTTTCAAAGAGCCCAGGTCCTCCCGCAGGGCGGCATGCGACACGTTGAGAGCAGCCGCAACAGTGTCGTACTGATCCGCCAGATACTGGAACCTGGTGTTGATGTTATAGGAAATGTTGTAGTTCCCGGCAATCCCCTGAAGACGCAGCAGTGTCACCTCCTGAAACCGACGAAACTGCAAAACACCCAGAACCCTGAATGATTCCCAGCACTTAGATCAGGGATTGTTTCTGGGCAGGGATGCCGAACACTTGCAAATCAACCCTCCACAACCCCCGGGACTTAAGCAACTCTTGGACCACTGGGGAAAACTGATACACAAGCATTAAGGGTTAAACTTTCACATGGGGCCTCTAATTGTGGTTGCTTTGGTTGTggtcagctcccactgactgcataTTGGAACCACCCCCAAGGGGTCTCACACTGAGCACCTTCACCCAGAGCCACCCCAAATCTGATGCCACTTTTATAACTAAGAGCCAGAATCTAGGGCCGAAGGccccccaggcagagctgggcctGGAATCCGGCCCTTATCTACATAACCAGACCTCTCCAGCTGAAATTCAGCAATTGGGTGAGCCATGTGCCACAGAGTCTAGAGAAACCAGGTATTGCCTTCACACAGGACTGCCGGCtggaaaatgcaaaataatatcAAAATGCTCCGTAACTCAGGTCTGCATTGCCCTTTATAGCTCGCAGGCTGCTAACCCAGACACTTCCCAGGAACTCAGCCCACTCTCTGACTGGGGACTCTCATGCCCTCGCTGGagactggatttgatgacctagTCAGTGTTCTCCCATTTCTAGTTTCTGGGACACTACGTACATGTGatccacagggccggctccaggcaccagcgaaggaagcaggtgcttggggcggccaatacaaagggggcAGCACTCCATACGGTATCGAGGCGGAACCaccaggtcttcagtggcgggtccctcaatccctctcttcctctttgagctgccaccaaagtgccaccaaagaagaagagagggaatgaaggacctgctgccaaactgccgccgaagaatggAGCAGCGCAACTGAGCAgcagccaaagtgctgccgatcagcttttttttttgggCCGCTTAGGgaagcagaaaagctggagccagccctggtgttcCATACACACATCGTGGAAACTGGATCATTTACACTTTGGTCACTACAACCCTGACTCTTTGCTCCTGTGACCCCCTGGACTCCCCGACATACcaagcccagggggtcccccgccAAATCTTCACAGGACAGAGACATTTCTCCCTGCAGTCCTGTCCTCTGATAACTCACAAAGGGGGCCTGGGTCTGCTGTGCAAATCAGAGAGCCCATGCCCTGTTGTCGGCACTTTCCTCAGTAGAAAGAAACAGCATTCAAAAGCGAACCCCTAAAGCCTGACCCCTCGATCTAAAGTTAAACAC
It encodes:
- the PTX4 gene encoding pentraxin-4 gives rise to the protein MEASPASQQEDLGSLLQEAGTRDQRKPFFERFRRLEEQFRRFQEVTLLRLQGIAGNYNISYNINTRFQYLADQYDTVAAALNVSHAALREDLGSLKTWMKKLQRRTKKLASKLSSLAESLSESSKQSSVERLQQSTLLSNLTLQTAGHMADLTALRASRNTLQKELESLRETSRSQGTKLEALEQQLKNMLHKEVLASGHHELAVAQRLNQTPQDKLPEAGGSQGHSVKKLHAKHKQRKKLGEKRQQLLAQAAKRRLQSSLFHGNKTPGQERQPETLTVSEPQAARQQLCRVAKISQEQLQSPSPEKPGTMTVAFSLPSPVCNVDSMLLFPNASTENLATFGQGFQTGLHELSVCSWVSTHARSLGTILSYATEENDNKLVLHGRNTAALASIHFVIGDPAFQELPVGQLLDGRWHHMCVIWSSIQGKYWFYVDRRLASTGSKFQEGYEIPPGGSLVLGQEQDVVGGGFDPSEAFVGRLAGFAIWNRTLMPGEVSSIAIGKGLPRGTILRLADVSSLNGSIQKVNCTCLEHCL